Genomic window (Cryptococcus deuterogattii R265 chromosome 7, complete sequence):
GTTTGGTAGATGGAGCCCGACCACCATGTCGTCTAACGGCAGCTTGTCCAGTTTGGCAAGTTACAGTAGCCTTATTGAACAGTGAGTCACAGTGTAATTTATGACGTCGTATAAACGGCTAATGTTTGCTTTAGATTTTGCTGGGCTGGCGATCCTTCAGTCACTACATCCTCCCAAACAAACTATTCCACAGGTTCTCTTGACGATTACTTTTCCTACTCTCATTCGGGTTTCACTACGCCTCGCGCTGGTACGCCCAATGCCACATTTAATTCTTCAATCACTTATACCGGAGACCCAAATATTACACCTACAAGAAATGAGACCCAGCCGGTCGACAACGTGGTCAGCGATGGCTTTGTCGGAAGGACAGCGAGGTCATCAGTGGTGTTCTAAATAATCTGTGGTGGTACTATCTTTTAATCCATTTTATCATATAATTACCAGCGCAAGAATGCCTGGGCTGTATCATTTATGTTTTAATTCTAGCATGGTCCGCACTTGTGCATGGTAGCGGCAACATGAGGCATACTGGGTGCTTTTTCTTTAAGATGGTGTTTGTTTTTTCTGTAGAGTTCATATCATTTGCATTAGCATTTTTGTGTtagtttcttttttgcatGCAATGTTGGTACAACGGTCAATCAATGCGCTTTCTCCCCGATGGGCATTCTTCTACCAGAGGATACACAGTCAACTGCTTCCTGTTATATACATCGATatcaagctcttctctcatttGTTGACATTGGAATGATTACATAAGCGACCGCTTTCACTGTTGTTGATGTGTAAATCGGAGTTGCGGATTATTAGTAGCAAAGCGCACGAAGTTAGATATACCATCAACACGTCTCTTCGTCTTGACCGTAGTGCTTCCTAAAATACCATTCATCGGTATAGCTTCATATAACATCCTGAAGAGAACCCGTCGCCACTTTCGCATAGCCAGGAAACGCCAATGATCCCTTTATAGGTGGGCTGTCACTTAGTCCGCTAAACAACCGGACGGCCGAGTCTCGACGTGCTAAGCAAAACAACACTATTTTTTGAactccttccattttcccTACAGAATTATCTTCTGGCATCTAAACATGATGTCTTCATCGCCGGCAATGTCATCCACTCCTCCCCAAGTGCCGTCCTTTTTAGCGAATATCCTCTTatcccatctttctcctttaGATCCATCGTCGACCTCGCCAACAACTTTcgaccatcatcattctctcACTACTCAGAATCCCTCCCATACTCAGGCCTTACAAATTGCAGAacctcctccaaaccctctgtaccttcctcctcccgctTTAccaaaagttgaagaggatcTGGTTCCGCCAGAGAATTTTGCATTGGTCAGCAGTGGGGTGTATAGGTGCGGGTTcccaaagaaaagaaacttCAAGTTTATGGAGACTCTAAGGTTGAAGACCGTCCTGTGAGTTGATGTTTACCTGACCTATGTAACTTTTTTAACTGAGAGACTAAGAACACTGGTATTGGAAGAATATCCTAAAGCAAACCTGGAATGGTGTCAGTCCCAAGACATACAGTTCATGGTAAGCAGTTCTTATTGTTTACTGTGCCTTGTTTCTCATGGAAATGTAGCAATTTGGCATACCGGGAAACAAAGTACGTTTACTCCTTACATGTTCTCCGAGCCATACCTGACAATTAACACAGGAACCTTTCGATAACATTCCCGAAGACGTAATTTGTGCAGCTCTCGTTGCTATTCTCGACCGGCGGAATCATCCCATCCTCATTCACTGCAACAAGGGTAAACACCGTACAGGCTGTCTGATAGGGTGTATCCGCCGATTACAAGCATGGTCTCTCACGTCTATTTTCGACGAATATCGGCGATTCTCTGCGCCCAAAAGCAGAGCGGTGGATCAACAGTTTATCGACCTGTTCGATATTATGCCTGTTTGGGAAGCTGTATGTCGACCTAAAGGTGGAGGATTAGGAAATTTGCCGGATTGGGGAATGCTGGTTTTGCCGAAAGGTGTAGTGGAAGTtggcagagatggaaaggagaagaagagggttgaGAGAGATGTTTTACATATGCGGGGTTTATAGTGCTGAGCAATCAAATGGTGTTTAGAAATCATAAATTTTATCCATAGCGGAACTGTATAATGGTAGATAGATATGTTGTACTTTGCTCTACCCTCATGTATACCTTCAAAACCGCAGAGTCGCCTAAATTCCATCTATCTACTCCAAATCCTTTTCATCAAATTCGGCTTCATAAGGAGTCCTCAAATGTCTCGAAGGCTCCCAAACCTGCAGAATGTTATCCTCCGAAGTGCTCGCGATCGTCCATGGGGAGTTTGGGCTCCAGGAAATATCGCACACTTTGCTGGTATGACCACCGTGAACAAACAAAAGCTCGGGAGGCCCGTCTTCGGCATCGTCGGGAGTTTGTTCAGCACCAATAGCATCGAGGTCCCATATGTGGACGCGGCGATCGGCGGAGGCAGATGCGAAGTGGACAGGCGATGTAGGGGACCAGGAAAGTTGAAGAACATCGTTTGTATGAGCTTCGAAAGAGTGGTGTTTGGTGGAAAGCTTTCGAAGATCCCAAAGAGCAATGGTCTGTACGTTTCAGTGAGTATGTGTGAAGTGAAGCGAAACTTCAAAAGTGAACTTGAACGTACATTGTCCGATGAACCGGTCAAGAACAAGTGCTCGCTGCTAGGGGCAAAAGAGATGCAATTAATTTCAGCGTTGTGGCCTTGGACCTGGGAGCTGGCCTTGGCCGCGTTGTCACTTCGAGTGTCCCAGCTGCGAGGCGTCAGTCTTGATAATTTTTGAAACAAGTCTTGATGAGAACCCACATCATAATCTGACCATCGTCACTGACGGAACCGAACATGTTCTCGTTTTTGGGGTGCCACTCAACATCCTGCGAGATATTAGATGTATGTTTTCCCAAGCTGCTGGCGATACTCACAGCAACATAAGCAGAGTGTCCAGTGTACAGTCGCAACGGTGGTAAAGAAGGGTCCTGCTTGGAGTAGCCTTGGATATCCCTGGGCACAGTGAATAAATGGTTTGTGCTTGCGAGATGAGGCAACATACCAGTGGCCGATGGTAGTATCCTCACTAGCACTGAGGATGTGGCCTTCCTTCAAAGCATTCCAAGATAACCCATAACTATTGTTATCAGCTTCCCGGAGCCATATACTCTACAAAATCGACCCACCCTTCTTTGGTCTGCCCCTTCAGTCGGATATCTGGCTTGCATTCCCCGTTTGCCGGTGCCTTGCTCTCATGCTTTGTCCTGTCAAATACATAGACTTCACCAGTGACTGTCTTGGTGGCAATGAGTTCGGGGTTTTGGGGCATATAGCGCGCGCGGTTCACTTCGCCGGCATGGTTGATTGTCTGGATGGCGCGGATTCGAGCAGGGGAAGCTGTGTATGAGCCAATCTCTACAAGAGCGGTGAGTGGATGTTATGCTAGAtcgttgaagatgaatgggtATGACCttgtttttcttcatcgtaGAGATCGGCTAATGCTTTGTCGCTGATCCCGGCTCCCTTCTTGGGCAATAACACTTCCGCAATGATTAAATGGTCGTTGGCCTGGCCAGAAGTGTGAGTACCAATTATCATGCGCTGGCTTGTATAGTCTGTATCTGGAACGCTACAGCTGATGTTAGCCATACAAGGTTTGGTTAGAGACAAGAATAACGGCATACTCTGTTATGTCGGGAAGCCATTGGCAGGTTAAACTGGGCCATGTGAGGGCGTGGGTGATGACAGTGTCATAAAGGAAAGGAGTGCTATTAGGTTGTCAGAACTTGATGCTAAAATATCCCGGTTTGGTGATAGTTTattacttttttttccagACTTTGTATTGCTATTGACATGGTCAGCCGCAACTCCACGATGCAAGGACGCGGATTGTGCGCACCTCGTTGATGGCCTGGTTGTCCTCGACGGCGTCAAAGTCGTCGCCGGCGTCGTCAATGGTTATAGGCTCGTTGGAGGCCATTATGTGATTATGGGTAGATGGAGAATAAGGCTGGGCGAGGGAGTTGGAATTTGGATGGATTtcaagagggaaagaaagacgatGTACGCGTTTGTGATTGATTCATCAGGTGTGTGCTATGTTTCACGTCACCACTTTTACTTTGTGGCACAAGCCGTTAGTTCCGATCCGGATATCCGAACAGAACAGAGCATACGAATATGGACTGGCGTCGATAAGATTTATACATCCTACTACACACGGCAGCTCCCAGCAGCCAGCAACGTTATAGAGACATTGGCCAAGCAGATAGTCCGTGCATCGTTTGCATCGTTTTGCATAGTATAAAATCTAGACCCAACGACAACCCTATGAGTCCTTAGTCCAAGACTCAATGACCTTTTCGAGATCGAATTTAGGATCTTCCGGGTCGGTGATCACTGCAGCGACATTAGCACTTGTCTTGATTGAGTGTAGCGATAAAGCCTGGGAAAAAGTGACTGGCGGGACAaggttggaagaagagggaaacTAGTCTGCTTGTCTACTCAAGCTGACTTCTTGGTTTGCTCGTCGTATGATTGCGAATTGACACGGCGTACGGCCTTACCGACCAAACACATAGTACACAGCGAGCAAAGTAGCAGAGCATCCGTTTTTA
Coding sequences:
- a CDS encoding tyrosine specific protein phosphatase, producing MMSSSPAMSSTPPQVPSFLANILLSHLSPLDPSSTSPTTFDHHHSLTTQNPSHTQALQIAEPPPNPLYLPPPALPKVEEDLVPPENFALVSSGVYRCGFPKKRNFKFMETLRLKTVLTLVLEEYPKANLEWCQSQDIQFMQFGIPGNKEPFDNIPEDVICAALVAILDRRNHPILIHCNKGKHRTGCLIGCIRRLQAWSLTSIFDEYRRFSAPKSRAVDQQFIDLFDIMPVWEAVCRPKGGGLGNLPDWGMLVLPKGVVEVGRDGKEKKRVERDVLHMRGL
- a CDS encoding histone acetyltransferase type B subunit 2; the protein is MASNEPITIDDAGDDFDAVEDNQAINEQYKVWKKNTPFLYDTVITHALTWPSLTCQWLPDITDVPDTDYTSQRMIIGTHTSGQANDHLIIAEVLLPKKGAGISDKALADLYDEEKQEIGSYTASPARIRAIQTINHAGEVNRARYMPQNPELIATKTVTGEVYVFDRTKHESKAPANGECKPDIRLKGQTKEGYGLSWNALKEGHILSASEDTTIGHWDIQGYSKQDPSLPPLRLYTGHSAYVADVEWHPKNENMFGSVSDDGQIMIWDTRSDNAAKASSQVQGHNAEINCISFAPSSEHLFLTGSSDNTIALWDLRKLSTKHHSFEAHTNDVLQLSWSPTSPVHFASASADRRVHIWDLDAIGAEQTPDDAEDGPPELLFVHGGHTSKVCDISWSPNSPWTIASTSEDNILQVWEPSRHLRTPYEAEFDEKDLE